A window of the Pseudomonadota bacterium genome harbors these coding sequences:
- a CDS encoding DMT family transporter, which produces MASVPYIGEILSLAAALFWGIAVVLFKRAGETMPPLALNAFKGAIAVVLLPATLVVAGVDFTPEVAVTDWVLLLASGVIGITVADTMFFFSLEKLGAGLTAVVDTSYTPIIVALSAIVLDETLTPLVILGAALIMGALVVGSAARPEKGRTRKDIVAGLIVGVIGLGLMAVGIVMIKGVLNRPEVDVLWATWVRVVGGFVGVLPLIALHPKRRALLAALRPSRAWGVAALAALLGSYVAMIVWVGGMKYCDVSRAALLNQLSTIFIFLFATVILKERLTWRRILAIVLAVAGAYLVIV; this is translated from the coding sequence ATGGCGAGCGTGCCCTACATTGGAGAGATCCTGTCCCTCGCGGCGGCGCTGTTCTGGGGCATCGCCGTCGTCCTCTTCAAGCGGGCCGGCGAGACGATGCCGCCGCTCGCGCTCAACGCGTTCAAGGGCGCGATCGCGGTCGTCCTCCTCCCGGCGACGCTCGTGGTCGCGGGCGTTGACTTCACTCCCGAGGTGGCGGTCACGGACTGGGTCCTCCTGCTCGCCTCGGGCGTCATCGGGATCACCGTGGCCGACACGATGTTCTTCTTCTCGCTCGAGAAGCTGGGCGCCGGGCTCACCGCGGTCGTCGACACCTCCTACACGCCCATCATCGTGGCGCTGAGCGCGATCGTCCTCGACGAAACGCTGACCCCGCTCGTGATCCTGGGCGCCGCGCTCATCATGGGGGCGCTCGTCGTCGGCTCCGCCGCGCGCCCCGAGAAGGGGAGGACCCGAAAGGACATCGTCGCGGGGTTGATAGTCGGCGTGATCGGGCTCGGGCTCATGGCGGTGGGCATCGTCATGATCAAGGGGGTGCTGAACCGGCCCGAGGTCGACGTGCTCTGGGCCACGTGGGTCCGCGTCGTCGGCGGCTTCGTCGGCGTCTTGCCGCTCATCGCGCTCCACCCGAAGCGGCGCGCGCTCCTGGCGGCGCTGCGGCCGTCGCGGGCGTGGGGCGTCGCCGCGCTGGCCGCGCTGCTCGGGAGCTACGTCGCCATGATCGTGTGGGTGGGCGGCATGAAGTACTGCGACGTCTCGCGCGCCGCGCTCCTGAACCAGCTCTCGACGATCTTCATCTTCCTCTTCGCCACCGTTATCCTGAAGGAGCGGCTGACGTGGCGGCGGATCCTCGCGATCGTTCTCG